In Streptomyces canus, one DNA window encodes the following:
- a CDS encoding TetR/AcrR family transcriptional regulator — MPRQVDHKARRDQIAEALLDIVADHGLEAISVRAVAAQAGVSTGRIQHYFANKDALLAYAIEYQDWLVQQRWNEQAWPGGEPTPREALRWVLLETIPRDDRRRREWLVGVAYLIRMLANPTLRALYVDGLPRLYQLLADLVRTAQEAGDIAPDRDPDREAELLFGLADSQGPPVVLGLRTPEQATAAIDYYLDHLFQ, encoded by the coding sequence GTGCCACGACAGGTAGACCACAAGGCCCGCCGGGACCAGATCGCCGAGGCGCTGCTGGACATCGTCGCCGATCATGGCCTGGAAGCGATCTCCGTGCGGGCCGTGGCGGCACAGGCGGGCGTCTCAACCGGGCGCATCCAGCACTACTTCGCCAACAAGGACGCCCTGCTCGCCTATGCGATCGAGTACCAGGACTGGCTGGTCCAGCAGCGGTGGAACGAGCAGGCATGGCCCGGGGGCGAGCCCACCCCCCGGGAGGCGCTGCGCTGGGTGCTGCTGGAAACGATTCCCAGGGACGATCGGCGCCGCCGCGAGTGGCTCGTCGGCGTCGCGTACCTCATCCGCATGCTGGCGAACCCCACCCTGCGAGCCCTCTACGTCGACGGGCTGCCCCGCCTCTACCAGCTCCTCGCCGACCTCGTCCGCACGGCCCAGGAAGCCGGCGACATCGCGCCGGACCGCGACCCCGACAGAGAAGCGGAACTGCTCTTCGGCCTCGCCGACTCGCAGGGTCCACCTGTCGTCCTGGGCCTGCGTACCCCCGAACAAGCCACCGCTGCCATCGACTACTACCTTGACCACCTGTTCCAGTAA